Proteins from one Leptidea sinapis chromosome 44, ilLepSina1.1, whole genome shotgun sequence genomic window:
- the LOC126977295 gene encoding lipid droplet-associated hydrolase — protein MRKIFKTLNGVKTTLLVWGDPFNTKSPVILCITGNPGLVDLYIDFATELHKITSMPLCLIGQAGHEISDETSNILENNEHLYSLEGQIMHKYDLISKYFEKNTKLHIVGHSIGAWLIVELLARHEMLIEKTSSVNLLFPTLQRMGDTINGKFMNNVVRRWHSLIMFLFKLINVLPDIIISFFIKVYIFMHNLPNNMYQKIHIAINPKIMEKVLFLAYNEMDSVLTLNNSGIDKIKHITNVIYSDRDDWAPLHYIDNLKVYEPHIKLQMVKVNHAFVLNSSHFIATQLAELILEKT, from the exons atgagaaaaatatttaaaacattaaatggAGTCAAAACGACTCTGCTTGTTTGGGGTGATCCATTTAATACTAAATCCCCcgttattttatgtataactgGAAATCCAGGCCTTGTTGATTTGTACATTGATTTCGCAActgaattacataaaattacctCTATGCCACTGTGCTTAATCG GTCAAGCTGGACATGAAATTTCTGATGAAACTTCAAACATTCTAGAAAACAATGAACACTTATACAGTCTTGAAGGTCAAATTATGCACAAATATGACCTTATATCCAAATATTTCGAAAAGAATACTAAGTTACACATAGTTGGACATTCCATTGGAGCTTGGTTGATAGTAGAACTGTTAGCCAGACACGAAATGCTAATTGAGAAGACTTCATCAGTAAATTTACTTTTTCCCACATTACAAAGAATGGGAGATACAATAAATGGAAAGTTTATGAATAATGTTGTGAGAAGATGGCATtcattaataatgtttttattcaaacttaTCAATGTTTTAcctgatattataattagtttCTTCATTAAAGTGTATATATTCATGCATAATTTACCTAACAATATGTATCAGAAAATTCACATTGCTATAAATCCAAAAATAATGGAAAAGGTCTTATTTTTAGCATACAATGAAATGGACTCGGTGTTGACTTTAAATAATTCaggtattgataaaataaaacatataactaATGTAATTTACAGTGATCGAGACGATTGGGCTCCTCTGCATTATATAgacaatttaaaagtatatgAACCACATATCAAGTTACAGATGGTTAAAGTGAACCATgcatttgttttaaattcatCTCACTTTATTGCCACCCAATTGGCAGAACTGATTTTAGAAAAAACATGA